A single window of Luteipulveratus halotolerans DNA harbors:
- a CDS encoding histidine phosphatase family protein produces MATVLLLRHGRTTANSSGLLAGWTAGVGLDDTGRKQVESVGARLAELPLARVVSSPLQRCQETAVAVVGSRGLDVVTDDALGECRYGAWTGRPIKDLAQDPLWATVQAQPSAVTFPPSEEYEHESMAQMQTRAVEVVRRVDAQVEAEHGAQAVWVAVSHGDVIKAVLADALGTHLDLFQRISVNPASLSVVRYTSSHPYVLRVNDNSSSVADLLPSKAEASSTDATPGGATGSSGSAD; encoded by the coding sequence GTGGCCACCGTCCTGCTCCTGCGCCATGGGCGCACCACCGCCAACTCCTCGGGCCTGCTGGCCGGGTGGACTGCCGGGGTCGGCCTCGACGACACCGGTCGGAAGCAGGTCGAGTCGGTGGGTGCCAGGCTCGCCGAGCTGCCGCTCGCCCGCGTCGTCTCGAGCCCGTTGCAGCGATGCCAGGAGACCGCCGTCGCCGTCGTCGGGTCACGTGGTCTGGACGTCGTGACCGATGACGCGTTGGGGGAGTGCCGCTACGGCGCGTGGACCGGCCGGCCCATCAAGGACCTCGCCCAGGACCCCCTGTGGGCGACGGTCCAGGCCCAGCCGTCGGCCGTGACCTTCCCGCCGTCCGAGGAGTACGAGCACGAGTCGATGGCGCAGATGCAGACACGCGCTGTGGAGGTCGTCCGGCGCGTCGACGCGCAGGTCGAGGCCGAGCACGGTGCACAGGCGGTGTGGGTCGCCGTCTCGCACGGGGACGTGATCAAGGCCGTGCTCGCTGATGCCCTCGGCACGCATCTCGACCTGTTCCAGCGCATCTCGGTCAATCCCGCCTCGCTGTCGGTGGTGCGCTACACCAGCAGCCATCCCTACGTCCTGCGGGTCAACGACAACAGCTCGTCGGTCGCCGACCTGCTTCCGTCGAAGGCGGAGGCCAGCAGCACCGACGCCACGCCCGGTGGTGCCACCGGCTCCTCCGGGTCCGCGGATTAG
- a CDS encoding SCO1664 family protein, with translation MDGRATGSADSAPPRGHARTSDELIDLLSTGEIEIEGQLVDASNLALRVRVGTGDTRAAAVYKPIRGERELWDFPDGHLAGREVATFLIARAGGWPHIPETVLRDGPLGPGSLQRWVGPLEPQEPISLIRLDPVREVPPSYLPVVALELEGDGPVAVSHADDPRLASLAVLDAVLNNADRKGSHLIEDDRRLWAIDHGITLHTDPKLRTVLWGWAGDPIPEDDLGRLHDLVAALDDTLASELAPLLTGDEVEALRHRAHRLLRQGTFPEPPEARTPLPWPLW, from the coding sequence ATGGACGGGCGCGCAACCGGCTCCGCCGACTCCGCACCACCTCGCGGGCACGCACGCACGTCCGACGAGCTCATCGATCTGCTGAGCACTGGTGAGATCGAGATCGAGGGGCAGCTGGTCGATGCGTCGAACCTGGCGCTGCGCGTGCGCGTCGGGACCGGCGACACGCGCGCTGCCGCCGTCTACAAGCCGATTCGCGGCGAGCGCGAGCTGTGGGACTTCCCGGACGGCCACCTGGCCGGGCGCGAGGTCGCGACCTTCCTGATCGCTCGGGCGGGTGGATGGCCGCACATCCCCGAGACCGTCCTGCGTGACGGGCCGCTCGGCCCGGGTTCGCTCCAACGCTGGGTCGGACCCCTGGAGCCCCAGGAACCCATCTCACTCATCCGGCTGGATCCCGTGCGTGAGGTGCCGCCGTCGTACCTCCCGGTCGTCGCGCTCGAGCTCGAGGGCGACGGGCCGGTCGCCGTCTCGCACGCCGACGACCCGCGGCTCGCCTCACTCGCGGTGCTCGACGCGGTGCTCAACAACGCCGACCGCAAGGGCAGCCACCTCATCGAGGACGACCGACGGCTGTGGGCGATCGACCACGGCATCACGTTGCACACCGACCCCAAGCTGCGGACCGTCCTGTGGGGCTGGGCGGGCGACCCCATCCCGGAGGATGACCTGGGGCGCTTGCACGACCTCGTCGCCGCTCTCGACGACACACTGGCCTCCGAGCTCGCTCCGCTGCTCACCGGCGACGAGGTCGAGGCGTTGCGGCACCGCGCTCACCGACTGCTGCGGCAGGGGACGTTCCCCGAGCCCCCCGAGGCCCGGACTCCGCTCCCGTGGCCCCTGTGGTGA
- a CDS encoding ATP-dependent DNA ligase, translating into MLLADVVSASARVAATRSRTAKTEVVADVLRAAEPAEVALVTAYLAGVLPQRRVGVGWRTLGSLPSPAAEPSLTVVGVDGLLQRLADASGPGSVAARAALVGELFGAATAGEQTFLRGLISGELRQGAQDGVMQAAIATAADVPATLVRRAVMLAGFSAPVAAAAMSGGVQALEQVGLEVGRPLRPMLAGSEPSVAEALSTAAAQGDPVAIECKLDGIRVQAHKVGDQVRLFTRSLDDVTDRLPEVVEVVRGLPADTLVLDGEVIALREDGSPHPFQVTGARTASSKDPAELRRTTPVTPWFFDVLHRDGADLIDQPATVRVAALVDVVPTEHLVPRAVTADTGEAQAFFEEWVGRGHEGVVVKSLAAPYAAGRRGAGWVKVKPRHTLDLVVLAVEWGSGRRRGMLSNIHLGARDPETGGFVMLGKTFKGMTDAMLDWQTRRFTELATDRGEWVVTVRPEQVVEIAFDGVQRSSRYPGGMALRFARVLRYRDDKTAEQADTVDDVRRLAGWS; encoded by the coding sequence GTGCTGCTCGCCGACGTCGTCTCCGCCTCCGCCCGCGTCGCCGCGACCCGGTCGCGCACCGCCAAGACCGAGGTGGTCGCCGACGTCCTGCGCGCGGCCGAGCCCGCTGAGGTCGCACTCGTCACCGCCTATCTCGCCGGCGTCCTGCCGCAGCGCCGGGTCGGCGTCGGCTGGCGCACACTCGGCTCGCTGCCCTCACCCGCCGCCGAGCCGTCCCTGACCGTCGTGGGTGTCGACGGGCTGCTCCAACGCCTGGCCGACGCGTCCGGGCCGGGGTCGGTGGCTGCACGCGCGGCGCTGGTGGGTGAGCTGTTCGGTGCCGCGACGGCCGGCGAGCAGACGTTCCTGCGCGGGCTGATCTCCGGCGAGCTGCGCCAGGGCGCCCAGGACGGCGTCATGCAGGCTGCGATCGCCACCGCCGCCGACGTCCCCGCGACACTCGTGCGCCGTGCCGTGATGCTGGCCGGTTTCAGCGCGCCGGTCGCCGCGGCCGCCATGAGCGGGGGAGTGCAGGCCCTCGAGCAGGTCGGGCTCGAGGTCGGTCGCCCCCTGCGACCGATGCTCGCCGGCTCCGAGCCGAGCGTTGCCGAGGCGCTGAGCACCGCTGCGGCGCAAGGAGATCCGGTCGCCATCGAGTGCAAGCTGGACGGCATCCGCGTGCAGGCGCACAAGGTCGGTGACCAGGTCCGCCTGTTCACCCGCAGCCTCGACGACGTCACCGACCGGCTCCCGGAGGTGGTCGAGGTCGTGCGCGGTCTCCCGGCCGACACGCTGGTGCTCGACGGCGAGGTGATCGCGCTGCGTGAGGACGGCTCGCCCCACCCGTTCCAGGTGACCGGCGCCCGCACCGCGAGCAGCAAGGACCCGGCCGAGCTGCGGCGTACGACGCCGGTGACGCCCTGGTTCTTCGACGTCCTGCACCGCGACGGTGCCGACCTGATCGACCAGCCGGCGACGGTCCGCGTCGCGGCCCTCGTCGACGTCGTCCCCACCGAGCACCTCGTCCCGCGAGCCGTCACCGCGGACACCGGCGAGGCGCAGGCCTTCTTCGAGGAGTGGGTGGGCCGCGGCCACGAGGGTGTCGTCGTCAAGAGCCTTGCGGCTCCGTACGCCGCGGGTCGGCGGGGCGCCGGCTGGGTCAAGGTCAAGCCCCGGCACACGCTCGACCTGGTGGTGCTCGCGGTCGAGTGGGGCAGCGGACGTCGCCGCGGCATGCTGTCCAACATCCACCTCGGCGCCCGCGACCCCGAGACCGGCGGCTTCGTGATGCTCGGCAAGACGTTCAAGGGCATGACCGACGCGATGCTCGACTGGCAGACGCGGCGGTTCACCGAGCTCGCGACCGACCGCGGTGAGTGGGTCGTGACCGTGCGACCGGAGCAGGTGGTCGAGATCGCGTTCGACGGTGTGCAGCGCTCCTCGCGCTACCCGGGCGGGATGGCGCTGCGCTTCGCACGGGTGCTGCGCTACCGCGACGACAAGACCGCCGAGCAGGCAGACACCGTCGACGACGTACGCCGGCTGGCCGGGTGGTCCTGA
- a CDS encoding DUF5703 family protein gives MVQYEYRVLTFPRDATRPDIRQVLAEHAEYGHWELARTRLYLGGHRRVWLRRKIIRVQRTA, from the coding sequence ATGGTTCAGTACGAGTACCGGGTCCTGACGTTCCCCCGCGATGCGACGCGCCCGGACATCCGTCAGGTGCTGGCCGAGCACGCGGAGTACGGGCACTGGGAGCTGGCTCGTACGAGGCTCTACCTCGGCGGTCACCGACGGGTGTGGCTGCGCCGCAAGATCATCCGGGTGCAGCGCACCGCCTGA
- a CDS encoding magnesium and cobalt transport protein CorA, protein MIVDQAVYRDGRRLPCGDLSDELDLLHEQGTGFLWIGLKDPTQDEFDLVRDELGLHPLAIEDAVTGNQRPKIEYYDNGHLFVAMKTLSYVEATSDVETGEVMLFIGDRFALTVRRGEPAPLAPVRAALEHAPHLMEHGPIAVLYSVMDAVVDNYVRIDDELTDDLDRIERSVFSAEAQGNVQEIYSLKREVLETRRAAQPLVDPLTRLLHGSRLPSDAVPFFRDISDNLLRVVDHVESYDRLLTDVLNAHLAQVSVQQNSDMRKISAWVAIAAFPTMLAGVYGMNFEGMPELSASFDVGGTEYHYGYFVALAVMIGGSFLLYRAFKRSGWL, encoded by the coding sequence GTGATCGTGGACCAGGCCGTGTACAGGGACGGCAGACGACTCCCCTGCGGCGACCTGAGCGACGAGCTCGACCTGCTCCATGAGCAGGGCACGGGCTTCTTGTGGATCGGCCTGAAGGACCCCACCCAGGACGAGTTCGACCTCGTGCGCGACGAGCTCGGCCTGCACCCGCTCGCCATCGAGGACGCGGTCACCGGCAACCAGCGTCCCAAGATCGAGTACTACGACAACGGCCATCTGTTCGTCGCGATGAAGACGCTCAGCTACGTCGAGGCCACCTCCGACGTCGAGACCGGTGAGGTGATGCTGTTCATCGGCGACCGCTTCGCCCTGACGGTCCGTCGCGGCGAGCCGGCCCCTCTCGCGCCCGTGCGTGCCGCCCTGGAGCACGCGCCCCACCTGATGGAGCACGGCCCGATCGCGGTGCTCTACTCGGTGATGGATGCCGTCGTCGACAACTACGTGCGCATCGACGACGAGCTCACCGACGACCTGGACCGCATCGAGCGCAGCGTGTTCTCGGCCGAGGCGCAGGGCAACGTGCAGGAGATCTACTCTCTCAAGCGCGAGGTGCTCGAGACGCGCCGGGCCGCCCAGCCGCTCGTCGACCCGCTCACCCGCCTGCTGCACGGCAGCCGGCTGCCCTCCGACGCCGTGCCCTTCTTCCGCGACATCAGCGACAACCTGCTGCGCGTCGTCGACCACGTCGAGTCCTACGACAGGCTGCTCACCGACGTGCTCAACGCCCACCTCGCGCAGGTGTCGGTCCAGCAGAACAGCGACATGCGCAAGATCTCGGCGTGGGTCGCCATCGCGGCCTTCCCGACGATGCTGGCCGGTGTCTACGGCATGAACTTCGAGGGCATGCCCGAGCTGAGCGCGTCGTTCGACGTCGGCGGGACCGAGTACCACTACGGCTACTTCGTGGCGCTCGCGGTGATGATCGGGGGCTCGTTCCTGCTCTACCGCGCGTTCAAGCGCTCCGGCTGGCTCTGA
- a CDS encoding DUF3090 domain-containing protein yields MPVIEYDRPDRFIAGTVGPPGQRTFFLQVSQGRRVTSVSLEKQQVEVLAERVNELLDEVGAAADVPPAPEDNGPLSTPIEDEFRVGTLSLAWESDLAAVVIECHDGQVELEPTDEGDELVEVTPPDSSVLRVVITAADAREFARRSLAAVAQGRPPCPFCGGPLDADGHICPRANGYRR; encoded by the coding sequence ATGCCCGTCATCGAGTACGACCGACCGGACCGGTTCATCGCCGGCACGGTGGGCCCTCCCGGCCAGCGCACGTTCTTCCTGCAGGTCTCCCAGGGGCGACGCGTCACGTCCGTCTCGCTGGAGAAGCAGCAGGTCGAGGTGCTCGCCGAGCGGGTCAACGAGCTGCTCGACGAGGTGGGCGCCGCCGCCGACGTCCCGCCCGCGCCCGAGGACAACGGTCCGCTGAGCACACCGATCGAGGACGAGTTCAGGGTGGGCACCCTCAGCCTCGCCTGGGAGTCCGACCTGGCTGCCGTGGTCATCGAGTGCCACGACGGGCAGGTCGAGCTCGAGCCCACCGACGAGGGCGACGAGCTCGTCGAGGTCACGCCCCCTGACTCCTCGGTGCTCCGCGTCGTCATCACGGCGGCCGACGCCCGCGAGTTCGCCCGACGCAGCCTGGCTGCGGTCGCGCAGGGGCGACCGCCGTGCCCGTTCTGCGGTGGACCGCTCGACGCCGACGGTCACATCTGCCCGCGCGCCAACGGCTACCGCCGCTGA
- a CDS encoding M20/M25/M40 family metallo-hydrolase → MAEAKQTQQTTSPQDEVVRICQDLIGIDTSNYGDGSGPGERKAAEYVMSELTEVGLHPELIESEPGRASVVVRIEGEDSSRGGLAVHGHLDVVPANAEDWQVNPFGAEIKDDCIWGRGAVDMKDMDAMILSVVRDLARTGTKPPRDLVVAFFADEEAGGVKGSQWVVEHRPELFDGVTEAISEVGGYSVTFPTQSGKDQRAYLLQTAEKGIAWLRLTAHGRAGHGSVPNDENAVVRLAQAIARIDNHVWPREYISSVRQLLDGLSDLSGQTYADDDLSRVLPLLGGARGFVEGTLQDTSNFTMLDSGYKHNVIPQSASASLDCRFLPGHEDELMATVRELAGEHVEVTVHHRDIALDAPFEGALVDKMKGALLAEDPDAAILPYCLSGGTDNKALKALGITGYGFAPLQLPADLDFAPMFHGIDERVPLESLKFGARVLQRFVADC, encoded by the coding sequence ATGGCCGAGGCGAAGCAGACCCAGCAGACGACGAGCCCGCAGGACGAGGTCGTCCGCATCTGTCAGGACCTCATCGGCATCGACACCAGCAACTACGGCGACGGCAGCGGCCCGGGTGAGCGCAAGGCCGCCGAGTACGTCATGAGCGAGCTCACCGAGGTCGGCCTCCACCCCGAGCTGATCGAGAGCGAGCCCGGCCGGGCGAGCGTCGTCGTCCGCATCGAGGGCGAGGACTCCTCGCGCGGCGGTCTCGCCGTGCACGGTCACCTCGACGTGGTCCCCGCCAACGCCGAGGACTGGCAGGTCAACCCGTTCGGCGCCGAGATCAAGGACGACTGCATCTGGGGCCGCGGTGCGGTCGACATGAAGGACATGGACGCGATGATCCTGTCCGTGGTGCGTGACCTTGCGCGCACCGGCACCAAGCCGCCTCGCGACCTGGTCGTCGCGTTCTTCGCCGATGAGGAGGCCGGCGGTGTCAAGGGCAGTCAGTGGGTCGTCGAGCACCGACCCGAGCTGTTCGACGGCGTCACCGAGGCCATCAGCGAGGTCGGCGGCTACAGCGTCACGTTCCCCACCCAGAGCGGCAAGGACCAGCGCGCGTACCTCCTGCAGACCGCGGAGAAGGGCATCGCCTGGCTGCGCCTCACCGCGCACGGACGCGCGGGCCACGGCTCGGTGCCCAATGACGAGAACGCCGTCGTCCGGCTCGCCCAGGCGATCGCGCGCATCGACAACCACGTCTGGCCGCGCGAATACATCAGCTCGGTGCGTCAGCTGCTCGACGGCCTGTCCGACCTCAGCGGTCAGACGTACGCCGACGACGACCTCTCCCGGGTGCTGCCGCTGCTCGGCGGCGCACGCGGGTTCGTCGAGGGCACGCTGCAGGACACCTCCAACTTCACGATGCTCGACAGCGGGTACAAGCACAACGTGATCCCGCAGAGCGCGAGCGCCTCGCTGGACTGCCGGTTCCTGCCCGGTCACGAGGACGAGCTGATGGCGACCGTGCGCGAGCTCGCCGGGGAGCACGTCGAGGTGACGGTGCACCACCGCGACATCGCGCTCGACGCGCCCTTCGAGGGCGCGCTGGTCGACAAGATGAAGGGCGCCCTGCTCGCCGAGGACCCGGACGCCGCGATCCTGCCGTACTGCCTGTCGGGCGGCACCGACAACAAGGCACTCAAGGCGCTCGGCATCACCGGCTACGGGTTCGCGCCCCTGCAGCTGCCGGCCGACCTCGACTTCGCCCCGATGTTCCACGGCATCGACGAGCGGGTGCCGCTGGAGTCGTTGAAGTTCGGGGCCCGGGTGCTGCAGCGGTTCGTCGCCGACTGCTGA
- a CDS encoding aldo/keto reductase has translation MRSLPLGRSGLRVSALTLGTLGWGTDVEPETAREQLEAYVAGGGHTLDTAHGYGLGETEQIIGDLTREVVDRDDLTIITKAGISRTTGDRVVDTSRGTLMRQLDLSLERMRTSYVDLWLVHTWSDEPALEETLSALEWAVSTGRARYVGVSNYQGWQMTRAHALLQQARVSLVANEIEYSLLRREAEQEVCPAAAHLGVGLLAWSPLARGALTGKYRHNVPADSRAAQRPSLLEPYLDDHSRAVVEAVSTAADGLGVTPAEVALGWLTARPSVAAAVIGARTVTQLRSALKAVDLVVPDQVTQALDEVSG, from the coding sequence ATGCGTTCGCTCCCTCTCGGCCGGTCCGGCCTGCGCGTCTCCGCCCTCACGCTCGGCACGCTCGGATGGGGCACCGACGTCGAGCCCGAGACCGCACGAGAGCAGCTCGAGGCCTATGTCGCCGGTGGCGGCCACACCCTCGACACGGCGCACGGGTACGGCCTGGGCGAGACCGAGCAGATCATCGGCGACCTCACCCGTGAGGTGGTCGACCGCGACGACCTCACGATCATCACCAAGGCCGGCATCTCGCGTACGACGGGCGACCGCGTCGTCGACACCTCACGCGGCACGTTGATGCGCCAGCTGGACCTGTCCCTGGAGCGCATGCGGACGTCGTACGTCGACCTGTGGCTGGTGCACACCTGGAGCGACGAGCCCGCCCTGGAGGAGACCCTGTCCGCGCTGGAGTGGGCGGTGTCCACCGGCCGCGCGCGCTACGTCGGTGTGTCCAACTACCAGGGGTGGCAGATGACGCGGGCGCACGCGCTGCTGCAGCAGGCTCGAGTTTCGTTGGTGGCCAACGAGATCGAGTACAGCCTGCTTCGACGCGAGGCCGAGCAGGAGGTCTGCCCGGCTGCAGCCCACCTCGGCGTCGGGCTGCTCGCGTGGTCACCCCTCGCGCGCGGTGCCCTGACGGGCAAGTACAGGCACAACGTGCCCGCCGACTCACGCGCGGCTCAACGTCCCAGCCTGCTGGAGCCCTACCTCGACGACCACTCGCGGGCGGTGGTCGAGGCGGTCAGCACGGCGGCCGACGGGCTCGGCGTGACGCCGGCAGAGGTGGCTCTCGGGTGGCTCACCGCACGCCCGTCGGTGGCGGCTGCAGTCATCGGCGCGCGCACCGTCACCCAGCTGCGCTCGGCGCTGAAGGCCGTCGACCTCGTCGTGCCCGACCAGGTGACGCAGGCACTCGACGAGGTCTCCGGCTGA
- the mshC gene encoding cysteine--1-D-myo-inosityl 2-amino-2-deoxy-alpha-D-glucopyranoside ligase, which yields MKSWSAPVLPELPSRSGPLHLFDTSTQSVREVSPQGQARMYVCGITPYDATHLGHAATYVTFDLVNRALRAAGHDVHYVQNTTDVDDPLLERAARDGVDWRELATSEIDLFHTDMTALRVLPPDDYVGVVETMPQHAATVASLLANGSAYTVEVDPTEAGREGARDVYLDLATQPTFGSVSHWTREQMMEVYADRGGDPDRAGKRDPLDPLLWRAARPGEPSWDGGVAGEGRPGWHLECTTIALNFLGEGFDVQGGGTDLIFPHHEMSAVQATALTGTVPFARTYAHQGMVAYEGEKMSKSKGNLVRVSDLRRQGVDPMAIRLVLLAQHYRDDWEYTDTLLKAATERLERWRAAAKADRGPAAAPVVATVRSALADDLSTARALDAVDAWAEQSGTDDHVPGAGADLSQALDALLGVRL from the coding sequence GTGAAGTCATGGTCCGCGCCTGTCCTGCCCGAGCTGCCCAGCAGGAGCGGACCCCTCCATCTGTTCGACACCTCGACCCAGTCGGTGCGCGAGGTCAGCCCGCAGGGCCAGGCCCGCATGTACGTCTGCGGCATCACCCCGTACGACGCCACCCACCTCGGGCACGCGGCGACCTACGTGACGTTCGACCTGGTCAACCGCGCCCTGCGCGCGGCCGGCCATGACGTCCACTACGTCCAGAACACCACCGATGTCGACGACCCGCTGCTGGAGCGCGCGGCTCGAGACGGCGTCGACTGGCGTGAGCTCGCCACGTCGGAGATCGACCTGTTCCACACCGACATGACCGCCCTGCGGGTGCTTCCTCCGGACGACTACGTCGGCGTCGTCGAGACGATGCCGCAGCACGCGGCCACGGTGGCGTCCTTGCTCGCGAACGGCTCGGCGTACACCGTCGAGGTCGACCCGACCGAGGCCGGCCGTGAAGGCGCCCGCGACGTCTATCTCGACCTCGCGACGCAGCCGACGTTCGGCTCGGTCTCGCACTGGACCCGCGAGCAGATGATGGAGGTCTACGCCGACCGCGGTGGCGATCCCGACCGCGCCGGCAAGCGCGACCCGCTCGACCCGCTGCTGTGGCGGGCCGCCCGTCCGGGCGAGCCGTCATGGGACGGCGGTGTGGCCGGCGAGGGTCGGCCCGGCTGGCACCTGGAGTGCACGACCATCGCCCTCAACTTCCTCGGCGAGGGCTTCGACGTCCAGGGCGGCGGCACCGACCTGATCTTCCCGCACCACGAGATGAGTGCCGTGCAGGCGACGGCGCTCACCGGCACCGTGCCGTTCGCCCGGACCTATGCCCATCAGGGCATGGTCGCCTACGAGGGCGAGAAGATGAGCAAGTCCAAGGGCAACCTCGTCCGCGTGTCCGACCTGCGCCGCCAGGGCGTCGACCCGATGGCGATCCGGCTCGTACTGCTCGCACAGCACTACCGCGACGACTGGGAGTACACCGACACCCTCCTCAAGGCTGCGACCGAGCGCCTCGAGCGCTGGCGAGCAGCGGCGAAGGCCGACCGCGGCCCGGCCGCCGCGCCTGTCGTGGCCACGGTCCGCAGTGCGCTCGCTGACGACCTGAGCACCGCGCGCGCCCTCGACGCCGTCGACGCGTGGGCCGAGCAGTCCGGCACCGACGACCACGTGCCCGGCGCGGGGGCCGACCTGAGCCAGGCGCTCGACGCGCTCCTCGGCGTACGCCTCTGA
- a CDS encoding LLM class F420-dependent oxidoreductase — MRLGLMVGYWGSAKDTHAHSQLQLVQEAERLGYAVAWVAEAYGSDAPTVLAWLGAQTDRIDVGSAIMQIPARTPAMTAMTAATLDSLTGGRFRLGLGVSGPQVSEGWHGVRFTDPLGRTREYAEIVRRALGRERLEYDGEHFTLPLPDGPGKALHLTIRPERARIPLYLAAIGPKNLALTGEVADGWLPVFYIPEEAGGLHETVRAGREAAGRGRTLDGFDIAPSVPVSLGSDLEQAYDRVRPYAALYVGGMGSAKQNFYNRIAVRAGFADEAATVQRLYLERRPRDAQAALSHDFLDRTALVGDRARIADRLHRYAEAGVTTLCVAPYGESLQQRLDTVRTMAELLDEQGLAG; from the coding sequence ATGAGGCTCGGACTGATGGTCGGCTACTGGGGATCGGCCAAGGACACGCACGCTCACTCCCAGCTCCAGCTGGTCCAGGAGGCCGAGCGGCTCGGGTACGCCGTTGCGTGGGTTGCGGAGGCGTACGGCTCGGACGCCCCGACCGTCCTCGCCTGGCTGGGCGCCCAGACCGACCGCATCGACGTGGGCAGCGCGATCATGCAGATCCCCGCCCGCACTCCCGCGATGACCGCCATGACGGCAGCCACGCTCGACTCACTCACCGGCGGTCGGTTCCGGCTGGGGCTCGGCGTGTCCGGGCCGCAGGTGAGCGAGGGCTGGCACGGGGTGCGCTTCACCGACCCGCTCGGACGCACCCGCGAGTACGCCGAGATCGTCCGACGCGCCCTCGGCCGCGAGCGGCTGGAGTACGACGGTGAGCACTTCACGCTGCCTCTACCCGACGGTCCGGGCAAGGCACTGCACCTGACGATCCGACCCGAGCGGGCGCGAATTCCGTTGTACCTCGCGGCGATCGGCCCCAAGAACCTCGCTCTGACCGGTGAGGTCGCCGACGGCTGGCTGCCGGTCTTCTACATCCCGGAGGAGGCGGGCGGCCTGCACGAGACGGTCCGAGCAGGTCGCGAGGCAGCCGGACGGGGAAGGACCCTCGACGGTTTCGACATCGCGCCGAGCGTGCCGGTGAGCCTCGGGTCAGACCTGGAGCAGGCGTACGACCGGGTTCGTCCGTACGCCGCGCTCTACGTCGGCGGGATGGGCTCGGCCAAGCAGAACTTCTACAACCGCATCGCTGTGCGGGCCGGGTTCGCCGACGAGGCAGCGACGGTCCAACGGCTCTACCTGGAGCGTCGCCCGCGTGACGCCCAGGCCGCGCTCTCGCACGACTTCCTGGACCGGACCGCGCTGGTCGGGGACCGGGCACGCATCGCCGACCGGCTGCACCGCTACGCCGAGGCCGGGGTCACGACGTTGTGTGTCGCGCCCTACGGCGAGAGCCTGCAGCAGCGCCTCGACACGGTGCGCACGATGGCCGAGCTCCTGGACGAGCAGGGTCTGGCGGGCTGA
- a CDS encoding PAC2 family protein: protein MIQLEDLPELRDPIMIAAFEGWNDAGETATATLAHLARMWDAEPIAALDPEDYYDFQVNRPRIVNEDGARTLRWPTTRILLARETPLDRDVLLVQGIEPSMRWATFTEEIMSLAEDLDVSMLITLGGLLADVPHTRPIPVTVTSEHDETRHRYDLEPSLYEGPTGIVGVVVDAAHRAGIASMSCWAAVPHYAGGSPSPKATLALITRLEELFDTLIGHADLADLARAWEHGVDELASSDDEVAEYVHSLEEAQDTTDLPEASGDAIAKEFERYLRRRQEDDD, encoded by the coding sequence TTGATCCAGCTCGAGGACCTGCCAGAGCTGCGCGACCCGATTATGATCGCGGCGTTCGAGGGCTGGAACGACGCCGGTGAGACAGCGACCGCGACGCTGGCGCACCTCGCCCGGATGTGGGACGCCGAGCCGATCGCCGCGCTGGATCCCGAGGACTACTACGACTTCCAGGTCAACCGTCCGCGCATCGTCAACGAGGACGGCGCGCGCACCCTGCGCTGGCCGACGACCCGCATCCTCCTGGCCCGTGAGACACCCCTGGACCGGGACGTGCTGCTCGTCCAGGGGATCGAGCCGTCGATGCGGTGGGCGACGTTCACCGAGGAGATCATGTCCTTGGCCGAGGACCTGGACGTCTCGATGCTCATCACGCTCGGCGGTCTGCTCGCCGACGTCCCGCACACCCGGCCGATCCCCGTCACGGTCACCTCCGAGCACGACGAGACCCGCCACCGCTACGACCTCGAGCCGAGCCTGTACGAAGGCCCCACCGGCATCGTCGGCGTCGTCGTCGACGCCGCTCACCGGGCCGGGATCGCGTCGATGTCGTGCTGGGCGGCGGTCCCGCACTACGCCGGCGGCAGCCCCTCTCCGAAGGCGACCCTGGCGCTCATCACCCGCCTCGAGGAGCTGTTCGACACCCTGATCGGGCACGCCGACCTGGCCGACCTCGCGCGTGCGTGGGAGCACGGTGTCGACGAGCTCGCGTCTTCTGACGACGAGGTCGCCGAGTACGTCCACTCGCTCGAGGAGGCACAGGACACCACCGACCTGCCCGAGGCCAGCGGTGACGCGATCGCCAAGGAGTTCGAGCGCTACCTGCGCCGCCGCCAGGAGGACGACGACTGA